One genomic segment of Nonomuraea coxensis DSM 45129 includes these proteins:
- a CDS encoding DUF4349 domain-containing protein, which yields MSAPAVEQQADMASEARPLPTASKAVRSDAKAEQAGLASDVKVTRQDRQVIYTGSMTVRVKQVGDAIEQAKQIVTAAGGYLSSEQSSSASKARETATLEFKIPPTGYGAVLGRLGKELGTQISMKQSTQDVTLQVADVDSRLKSAERSLESLRTLLKRADTIGQVLDVEREIAARQADLESLQAQQKELATQVAMATLSLRLLGPVAEAAQPEEESDGFLAGLKGGWNALLSSLVVLLTLLGALLPWLLVMLPLVALLVYLVRRDRARRGRLTAAPPTGPGAPPTGPAGPSTGTAARPTGPGAPPSRPADPDSETA from the coding sequence ATGTCCGCGCCCGCGGTCGAGCAGCAGGCCGACATGGCGTCGGAGGCCCGGCCGTTACCCACAGCCTCCAAGGCGGTGCGGAGCGACGCGAAGGCCGAGCAGGCGGGCCTGGCCTCCGACGTCAAGGTGACCCGGCAGGACCGCCAGGTCATCTACACGGGCAGCATGACCGTCCGGGTCAAGCAGGTCGGCGACGCGATCGAGCAGGCCAAGCAGATCGTCACCGCGGCCGGCGGCTACCTGTCCAGCGAGCAGAGCAGCTCGGCGAGCAAGGCGCGGGAGACCGCCACGCTGGAGTTCAAGATCCCGCCGACCGGCTACGGCGCCGTGCTCGGCCGGCTCGGCAAGGAGCTGGGCACCCAGATCTCCATGAAGCAGTCCACCCAGGACGTCACGCTCCAGGTCGCCGACGTCGACAGCCGGCTCAAGTCGGCCGAGCGGTCGCTGGAGTCGCTGCGCACGCTGCTCAAGCGGGCCGACACGATCGGCCAGGTGCTGGACGTCGAGCGCGAGATCGCCGCCCGCCAGGCGGACCTGGAGTCGTTGCAGGCGCAGCAGAAGGAGCTGGCCACGCAGGTGGCGATGGCGACGCTCTCGCTGCGGCTGCTCGGGCCGGTGGCCGAGGCGGCGCAGCCCGAGGAGGAGTCCGACGGGTTCCTCGCCGGGCTGAAGGGCGGATGGAACGCGCTGCTCTCCAGCCTGGTGGTGCTGCTGACGCTGCTCGGGGCGCTGCTGCCGTGGCTGCTGGTCATGCTGCCGCTGGTGGCGCTGCTGGTCTATCTGGTGCGCCGCGACCGCGCCCGCCGGGGCCGCCTCACCGCCGCCCCGCCGACCGGCCCCGGCGCCCCGCCGACCGGTCCCGCCGGCCCATCGACCGGCACCGCCGCCCGGCCGACCGGCCCCGGCGCCCCACCGTCTCGCCCCGCCGATCCGGACTCCGAGACCGCGTGA
- the hemE gene encoding uroporphyrinogen decarboxylase: MRQAGRSLPEYLRVREGVPMLTACATPELIVEITMQPVRRYGVDAAIYFSDIVVPLKAIGIDLDIKPGVGPVVADPIRDAKGLAALRPLEPDDVPFVTESIRALTGELGGTPLIGFAGAPFTLGSYLIEGGPSKNHDRTKAMMYGAPDLWHDLMERLSGIVLEHLRVQVAAGASAVQLFDSWVGAVAPADYREYILPHTRRIFEGIEGVPRIHFGVGTGELLGLLGEAGADVVGVDWRVPLDEAARRVGPGKALQGNLDPAVLLAPWEVVERKAREVLARGRAAEGHVFNLGHGVLPSTDPDQLKRLTDLVHETTA, translated from the coding sequence ATGCGCCAGGCCGGGCGCTCGCTGCCGGAATACCTCAGGGTGCGGGAGGGCGTCCCCATGCTCACCGCGTGCGCGACCCCCGAGCTGATCGTCGAGATCACCATGCAGCCGGTCCGCCGCTACGGCGTCGACGCCGCCATCTACTTCAGCGACATCGTGGTGCCGCTCAAGGCCATCGGCATCGACCTCGACATCAAGCCGGGGGTCGGGCCGGTCGTCGCCGACCCCATCCGCGACGCCAAGGGGCTGGCGGCGCTGCGGCCGCTGGAGCCGGACGACGTGCCGTTCGTGACCGAGTCGATCAGGGCGCTCACCGGCGAGCTGGGCGGCACGCCGCTGATCGGGTTCGCGGGAGCGCCGTTCACGCTGGGGTCCTACCTCATCGAGGGCGGCCCGTCGAAGAACCACGACCGCACCAAGGCCATGATGTACGGCGCGCCCGATCTCTGGCACGACCTCATGGAGCGGCTGTCCGGCATCGTCCTGGAGCACCTGCGCGTCCAGGTGGCGGCCGGCGCCTCGGCCGTGCAGCTCTTCGACTCCTGGGTCGGCGCGGTGGCCCCCGCCGACTACCGCGAGTACATCCTGCCGCACACCCGGCGCATCTTCGAGGGCATCGAGGGCGTCCCGCGCATCCACTTCGGCGTCGGCACCGGCGAGCTGCTCGGGCTGCTCGGCGAGGCGGGCGCCGACGTCGTGGGCGTCGACTGGCGGGTGCCGCTCGACGAGGCGGCCCGCCGCGTGGGGCCGGGCAAGGCGCTCCAGGGCAACCTCGACCCCGCCGTGCTGCTCGCTCCCTGGGAGGTCGTCGAGCGCAAGGCGCGCGAGGTGCTCGCGCGGGGGCGCGCGGCCGAGGGACACGTGTTCAACCTCGGCCACGGCGTCCTGCCCTCCACCGACCCCGACCAGCTCAAGCGCCTCACCGACCTGGTCCACGAGACCACCGCCTGA
- a CDS encoding DUF3000 domain-containing protein — MPLGDQPPPPAAFTRAAESLRLSEVRPEIELEDLPAPQRLAPYSAAIGASVYREDDELAVGRLILLYDPDGQRGWEGPFRLVAYVRADMEPEITSDPLLGPVVWSWLTEALESHQADYSAAGGTVTRAVSEGFGNKSEDPVTTELELRASWSPAEEDLSGHVAAWCDLMCLAAGIPPLPPDVAALPRRRDDPESDRTK, encoded by the coding sequence ATGCCACTCGGTGACCAGCCACCGCCTCCGGCCGCTTTCACACGCGCGGCCGAGAGCCTCCGGCTGTCCGAGGTCCGGCCGGAGATCGAGCTGGAGGACCTGCCCGCGCCCCAGCGGCTGGCCCCCTACTCGGCGGCGATCGGCGCGTCCGTCTACCGCGAGGACGACGAGCTCGCGGTCGGCCGGCTGATCCTGCTCTACGACCCCGACGGCCAGCGCGGCTGGGAGGGCCCCTTCCGGCTGGTGGCCTACGTCAGGGCCGACATGGAGCCGGAGATCACCTCCGACCCGCTGCTCGGGCCGGTCGTGTGGAGCTGGCTCACCGAGGCTCTCGAGTCCCATCAGGCCGACTACTCGGCCGCCGGCGGTACCGTGACTAGAGCCGTGTCCGAGGGGTTCGGCAACAAGTCCGAGGATCCGGTCACGACCGAGCTGGAGCTGCGAGCCTCCTGGTCTCCCGCCGAGGAGGATCTGTCCGGCCATGTCGCCGCCTGGTGCGACCTGATGTGCCTGGCCGCGGGCATCCCGCCGCTCCCGCCGGACGTGGCCGCGCTGCCCCGGCGACGTGATGATCCGGAGAGTGACCGTACGAAGTGA
- a CDS encoding ribonuclease D, protein MTEERTVEPLLEPREGIPPVIADADGLARMVERFAAGGGPVAVDAERASGYRYGNRAYLVQLRRAGAGTALIDPIACPDLSALDAAVAEAEIVLHAASQDLPCLLEVGFRPREMFDTELAGRLLGYERVGLGTMVETVLGLRLEKGHSAADWSTRPLPEDWLRYAALDVEVLVELRDVLHAQLSESGKLEWAREEFAAVLDTPPPAPRSDPWRRTSGIHKVRSVRALAIVRELWLMRDRIAREADLAPGRVLPDAAIVTAALEGPRTKKALTEISAFTGRSARRHMSDWLAAVHRARTLPDSQLPAPSTPGDGPPPPNRWADRDPAAAKRLAAARAVVAALADEHHMPTENLLQPDAVRRLTWEPPDDLDDETVAGRLRALGAREWQISLTAHPIAKALSRLRIRGEI, encoded by the coding sequence ATGACAGAAGAACGAACCGTCGAGCCGCTGCTCGAACCCCGCGAGGGCATCCCGCCGGTGATCGCCGACGCGGACGGCCTGGCCAGGATGGTGGAGCGTTTCGCCGCGGGCGGCGGCCCCGTCGCCGTGGACGCCGAGCGCGCCTCCGGCTACCGCTACGGCAACCGCGCCTACCTGGTGCAGCTCCGCAGGGCGGGGGCGGGCACCGCGCTGATCGACCCGATCGCCTGTCCCGACCTGTCCGCGCTGGACGCCGCCGTGGCCGAGGCGGAGATCGTGCTGCACGCCGCCTCACAGGACCTGCCGTGCCTGCTGGAGGTGGGCTTCCGGCCCCGGGAGATGTTCGACACCGAGCTCGCCGGGCGGCTGCTCGGCTACGAGCGGGTGGGGCTCGGCACGATGGTGGAGACCGTGCTCGGGCTGCGGCTGGAGAAGGGCCACTCGGCCGCCGACTGGTCCACCCGGCCGCTGCCGGAAGACTGGCTGCGCTACGCGGCGCTCGACGTCGAGGTGCTGGTCGAGCTCCGTGACGTGCTCCACGCGCAGCTCTCCGAGAGCGGGAAGCTGGAGTGGGCGCGCGAGGAGTTCGCCGCCGTGCTCGACACGCCGCCGCCCGCGCCGCGCTCCGACCCGTGGCGGCGCACCTCGGGCATCCACAAGGTGCGCAGCGTGCGCGCCCTCGCCATCGTCCGCGAGCTGTGGCTCATGCGCGACCGCATCGCCCGCGAGGCCGACCTCGCGCCGGGGCGGGTGCTGCCCGACGCGGCCATCGTCACGGCCGCGCTGGAAGGTCCGCGTACCAAGAAGGCGCTGACCGAGATCTCCGCCTTCACCGGGCGCAGCGCCCGGCGGCACATGAGCGACTGGCTGGCCGCCGTCCACCGCGCCCGCACCCTGCCCGACAGCCAGCTCCCCGCGCCCAGCACGCCGGGCGACGGGCCGCCGCCGCCCAACCGCTGGGCCGACCGCGACCCGGCCGCCGCCAAGCGCCTGGCCGCGGCGCGGGCCGTCGTGGCGGCGCTGGCCGACGAGCACCACATGCCGACCGAGAACCTCCTGCAGCCGGACGCGGTGCGCCGGCTCACCTGGGAGCCTCCCGACGACCTCGACGACGAGACCGTGGCGGGGCGGCTGCGTGCCCTGGGCGCCAGGGAGTGGCAGATCTCCCTCACGGCCCACCCCATCGCCAAGGCCCTGTCCCGGCTGCGGATCCGGGGCGAGATCTGA
- a CDS encoding Gfo/Idh/MocA family protein, producing the protein MSVRTIGVVMNGVTGRMGYRQHLVRSVLAINEQGGVTLSDGDRVKLRPVLVGRSAGKLADIAARHAIPDFTTDLDAALADDDNLIYFDAQVTSARVKAVLKAIEAGKHIYAEKPTAESAQEALALAEAATAKGVKNGVVQDKLFLPGLLKLKRLIDGGFFGRILSVRGEFGYWVFEGDWQEAQRPSWNYRGEDGGGIVLDMFPHWHYVLENLFGRVESVYARAVTHIPSRVDEQGVTYQATADDAAYGVFELEGGVIAQINSSWTVRVNRDELVEFQVDGTHGSAVAGLRNCRVQHRSATPKPVWNPDLPVTARFRDDWQEVPDNMEFDNGFKIQWEAFVRHVLEDAPFPNDFASGARGVQLAELGLRSSAEGRRIEVPQL; encoded by the coding sequence ATGAGCGTGCGCACCATCGGCGTCGTGATGAACGGCGTCACCGGACGGATGGGCTACCGCCAGCACCTGGTCCGTTCCGTCCTGGCCATCAACGAGCAGGGCGGTGTCACGCTCTCTGACGGCGACAGGGTGAAACTGCGGCCCGTCCTCGTCGGCAGGAGCGCCGGCAAGCTCGCGGACATCGCGGCCAGGCACGCGATCCCCGACTTCACCACCGACCTCGACGCCGCACTCGCCGATGACGACAACCTGATCTATTTCGACGCCCAGGTGACCAGCGCCCGCGTGAAGGCCGTGCTGAAGGCCATCGAGGCGGGCAAGCACATCTACGCCGAGAAGCCCACGGCCGAGTCGGCCCAGGAGGCGCTCGCGCTGGCCGAGGCCGCCACCGCCAAGGGCGTCAAGAACGGCGTGGTCCAGGACAAGCTGTTCCTGCCCGGCCTGCTGAAGCTGAAGCGGCTGATCGACGGCGGCTTCTTCGGCCGGATCCTGTCGGTGCGCGGCGAGTTCGGCTACTGGGTGTTCGAGGGCGACTGGCAGGAGGCCCAGCGCCCGTCCTGGAACTACCGGGGCGAGGACGGCGGCGGCATCGTGCTCGACATGTTCCCGCACTGGCACTACGTGCTGGAGAACCTGTTCGGCCGGGTCGAGTCGGTCTACGCCCGCGCCGTGACGCACATCCCGTCCCGGGTGGACGAGCAGGGCGTCACGTACCAGGCGACCGCCGACGACGCCGCGTACGGCGTGTTCGAGCTCGAAGGCGGCGTCATCGCGCAGATCAACTCCTCCTGGACGGTCCGCGTGAACCGCGACGAGCTGGTGGAGTTCCAGGTGGACGGCACGCACGGCAGCGCCGTCGCGGGCCTGCGCAACTGCCGCGTCCAGCACCGCTCGGCCACGCCGAAGCCGGTCTGGAACCCCGACCTGCCGGTCACCGCGCGCTTCCGCGACGACTGGCAGGAGGTGCCGGACAACATGGAGTTCGACAACGGGTTCAAGATCCAGTGGGAGGCGTTCGTCCGGCACGTGCTGGAGGACGCGCCCTTCCCCAACGACTTCGCCTCGGGCGCGCGCGGCGTCCAGCTCGCCGAGCTGGGACTGCGCTCGTCGGCCGAGGGCCGCAGGATCGAGGTGCCGCAGCTGTGA
- a CDS encoding dihydrodipicolinate synthase family protein, with product MRIDLPGHGVYTVRERTDWPVSATPAVSRVAYAAAHVVADPLGDNTPGSPAAVDWDATLRFRHHLWAHGLRIADAMDTAQRNMGLDWAATAELIRRTAAEARTLGDPATLVSCGAGTDHAPDAADLDAITAAYAEQIETVQSAGAGVIVMASRQLARVATGPGDYHRVYAKLFGLAERPVILHWLGEMFDPQLAGYWGSPDVAAATESFLELVHAHAAAVDGVKVSLLDEEHEVRLRAALPEGVRLYTGDDFNYPSLIAGGSHALLGIFDAIAPAAAAALRELDAAEAGDEAARARYEAILAPTVPLSRKIFESPTYHYKTGIVFLAWLNGHQDAFAMVNGAQSARSLLHLAEVFRLADQAGLLADPELAVRRMSALLAVNGR from the coding sequence GTGAGGATCGACCTGCCGGGGCACGGCGTGTACACGGTGCGGGAGCGTACGGACTGGCCCGTGTCGGCGACGCCGGCCGTGAGCCGCGTGGCCTACGCCGCGGCCCACGTGGTGGCCGACCCGCTCGGCGACAACACGCCGGGCTCCCCCGCCGCCGTGGACTGGGACGCCACCCTCCGCTTCCGCCACCACCTGTGGGCGCACGGCCTGCGGATCGCCGACGCCATGGACACCGCGCAGCGCAACATGGGCCTGGACTGGGCGGCGACCGCCGAGCTGATCCGGCGCACCGCCGCCGAGGCCCGCACGCTCGGCGACCCGGCCACGCTGGTGTCCTGCGGCGCGGGCACCGACCACGCGCCGGACGCCGCCGACCTGGACGCGATCACCGCCGCGTACGCCGAGCAGATCGAGACCGTCCAGTCGGCGGGCGCGGGCGTGATCGTCATGGCCTCCCGTCAGCTCGCCAGGGTCGCCACGGGCCCCGGCGACTACCACCGGGTGTACGCCAAGCTGTTCGGCCTGGCCGAGCGCCCGGTGATCCTGCACTGGCTGGGCGAGATGTTCGACCCGCAGCTGGCCGGCTACTGGGGCTCGCCGGACGTGGCGGCGGCGACGGAGTCGTTCCTGGAGCTGGTGCACGCCCACGCCGCGGCGGTGGACGGCGTGAAGGTGTCGCTGCTGGACGAGGAGCACGAGGTGCGGCTGCGGGCCGCGCTCCCCGAGGGCGTCAGGCTCTACACCGGCGACGACTTCAACTACCCGTCGCTGATCGCCGGCGGCTCGCACGCGCTGCTCGGCATCTTCGACGCCATCGCCCCGGCGGCCGCGGCCGCGCTGCGCGAGCTGGACGCCGCCGAGGCGGGCGACGAGGCCGCCCGGGCCCGCTACGAGGCGATCCTGGCCCCCACGGTCCCGCTGTCGCGCAAGATCTTCGAGTCGCCGACCTACCACTACAAGACCGGCATCGTCTTCCTGGCCTGGCTGAACGGCCACCAGGACGCCTTCGCCATGGTCAACGGCGCCCAGTCGGCCCGTTCGCTGCTCCATCTGGCCGAGGTGTTCCGCCTGGCCGACCAGGCGGGGCTGCTGGCCGATCCGGAGCTCGCGGTGCGCCGCATGTCGGCGCTGCTGGCGGTGAACGGCCGGTGA
- a CDS encoding sugar phosphate isomerase/epimerase family protein — MSLSLNQWTTRRWSLAEAVDGCARHGLEAIGLWREKVTERGLAASAKLVRDAGLRVSSLCRGGFLTTGGEAFAAALADNRRAIDEAAELEAACLVLVVGGLPGVKPGEPLTETSGRDLAGARERVAEALAELAPYAGERGVRLALEPLHPIYCPDRAVLSTLGQALDLALAYPEEQVGVVVDTFHVWWDPRLFADVARAGRRIASYQVCDYLHPLPADVLLGRGMMGDGVIDFPPITRAVLDAGYTGDVEVEIFNADVWAADPDEVLATMKARYAEVVGA; from the coding sequence GTGAGCCTGTCACTCAACCAGTGGACGACGCGGCGCTGGTCCCTGGCCGAGGCCGTGGACGGCTGCGCGCGGCACGGCCTGGAGGCGATCGGGCTGTGGCGGGAGAAGGTGACCGAGCGGGGCCTCGCGGCCAGCGCCAAGCTCGTACGTGACGCCGGTCTGCGGGTGTCGTCCCTGTGCAGGGGCGGCTTCCTGACGACGGGCGGCGAGGCGTTCGCCGCCGCGCTGGCCGACAACCGGCGGGCCATCGACGAGGCGGCCGAGCTGGAGGCGGCCTGCCTGGTGCTGGTGGTCGGCGGCCTGCCCGGGGTCAAGCCGGGCGAGCCGCTGACCGAGACGTCCGGGCGGGACCTGGCGGGCGCGCGGGAGCGGGTGGCCGAGGCGCTGGCCGAGCTGGCGCCGTACGCCGGGGAGCGGGGCGTCAGGCTCGCCCTGGAGCCGCTGCACCCGATCTACTGCCCCGACCGGGCGGTGCTCTCCACGCTGGGCCAGGCGCTCGACCTGGCCCTCGCCTACCCGGAGGAGCAGGTCGGCGTGGTGGTGGACACCTTCCACGTGTGGTGGGACCCGCGCCTGTTCGCCGACGTGGCGCGGGCCGGCCGCCGGATCGCGAGCTACCAGGTGTGCGACTACCTGCATCCGCTGCCGGCGGACGTGCTGCTCGGGCGGGGCATGATGGGCGACGGCGTGATCGACTTCCCGCCGATCACCCGCGCGGTCCTGGACGCCGGCTACACCGGCGACGTCGAGGTGGAGATCTTCAACGCCGACGTCTGGGCCGCCGACCCGGACGAGGTGCTGGCGACCATGAAGGCCCGCTACGCGGAGGTCGTAGGGGCCTGA